Proteins encoded in a region of the Ralstonia pseudosolanacearum genome:
- a CDS encoding M48 family metallopeptidase has protein sequence MPAFTTVFLIALLLMVATRLWLAARQIRHVARHRDTVPAQFAESITLDMHHKAADYTIARTRLAMLEVPVQATLLIALTLLGGLNWLNQAWLSVFGPGYAYGVALIASVIAISSLIELPFSLYSQFVVEERFGFNRMTWKLWLADNLKGLAIGTALGLPLLLAVLWLMHSMGERWWLYTWLVWMAFTLFVQAIYPNVIAPLYNKFTPLEDGEMRTRIEGLLKRCGFASKGLFVMDGSRRSAHGNAYFSGFGATKRIVFFDTLLARLDASEMEAVLAHELGHFKRHHITKRIAVMFVLSLGLLALLGWLMTREWFYLGLGVAPNLFADNHALALMLFFLVLPVFMFFVSPLSSLSSRKHEFEADAFAAQHADASRLISALVKLFQDNASTLTPDPVYSAFYYSHPTASQRVARLVQAAA, from the coding sequence ATGCCCGCCTTCACCACCGTCTTCCTGATCGCCCTCTTGCTGATGGTCGCCACACGCCTGTGGCTGGCCGCCCGGCAGATCCGCCACGTGGCGCGCCACCGCGACACCGTGCCCGCGCAGTTCGCCGAATCCATCACGCTGGACATGCACCACAAGGCCGCCGACTACACCATCGCCCGCACGCGCCTGGCGATGCTGGAAGTCCCCGTGCAGGCCACGCTGCTGATCGCGCTGACGCTGCTGGGCGGGCTGAACTGGCTCAACCAGGCCTGGCTGTCCGTCTTCGGCCCCGGCTACGCGTATGGCGTGGCCCTGATCGCCTCGGTCATCGCCATCAGCAGCCTGATCGAGCTGCCGTTCTCGCTGTACAGCCAGTTCGTCGTCGAAGAGCGCTTCGGCTTCAACCGCATGACCTGGAAGCTGTGGCTGGCCGACAATCTCAAGGGGCTGGCCATCGGCACCGCGCTGGGGCTGCCGCTGCTGCTGGCCGTGCTGTGGCTGATGCACTCGATGGGCGAGCGCTGGTGGCTGTACACCTGGCTGGTGTGGATGGCCTTCACGCTGTTCGTCCAGGCGATCTACCCCAACGTGATCGCCCCGCTCTACAACAAGTTCACCCCGCTCGAGGACGGCGAGATGCGCACGCGCATCGAGGGCCTGCTCAAGCGCTGCGGCTTTGCCAGCAAGGGCCTGTTCGTGATGGACGGCAGCCGCCGCAGCGCCCACGGCAACGCCTATTTCAGCGGCTTCGGCGCCACCAAGCGCATCGTCTTCTTCGATACGCTGCTCGCGCGACTGGATGCCTCCGAGATGGAAGCCGTGCTGGCGCATGAGCTGGGCCATTTCAAGCGCCACCACATCACCAAGCGCATCGCCGTGATGTTCGTGCTGAGCCTGGGGCTGCTGGCCCTGCTCGGCTGGCTGATGACGCGCGAGTGGTTCTACCTGGGCCTGGGCGTGGCGCCCAACCTGTTCGCCGACAACCATGCGCTGGCGCTGATGCTGTTCTTCCTGGTGCTGCCGGTCTTCATGTTCTTCGTCTCGCCGCTGTCGAGCCTGTCGTCCCGCAAGCACGAGTTCGAGGCGGATGCCTTCGCCGCGCAGCATGCCGATGCCTCGCGCCTGATCTCGGCGCTGGTCAAGCTGTTCCAGGACAATGCTTCGACCTTGACGCCCGACCCGGTCTACTCGGCGTTCTACTACTCCCACCCCACCGCGTCGCAGCGCGTGGCACGACTGGTGCAGGCTGCCGCATGA
- the yjgA gene encoding ribosome biogenesis factor YjgA — protein MSRASRHNPSYLQPVVRTDIGDEDDPGTPKSKSQRKREVTALQDLGTALEALPKDRLAKVPLPETLADALREAKRITSHEGKRRQMQYIGKLMRALTDDDIEAIRRVLATFVGASKAETARLHAIERWRDRLLADDGAITEFIAAHPDTDVQALRTLVRNARKEAQLGKPPKSSRELFQAVKQALAGHDQTGEDAEPSDLEDDQA, from the coding sequence ATGAGCCGAGCATCCCGCCACAACCCTTCGTATCTGCAACCCGTCGTGCGCACCGACATCGGTGACGAGGACGATCCGGGTACGCCCAAGAGCAAATCGCAGCGCAAGCGCGAGGTCACCGCCCTGCAAGATCTGGGCACCGCGCTGGAAGCGCTGCCCAAGGACCGACTCGCCAAGGTCCCGCTGCCCGAAACGCTGGCCGACGCCCTGCGCGAGGCGAAGCGCATCACCAGCCACGAAGGCAAGCGCCGCCAGATGCAGTACATCGGCAAGCTGATGCGCGCGCTGACCGACGATGACATCGAGGCCATCCGCCGCGTGCTGGCTACCTTCGTGGGCGCCTCCAAGGCCGAGACCGCGCGCCTGCACGCCATCGAGCGCTGGCGCGACCGCCTGCTCGCCGACGATGGCGCCATCACCGAGTTCATCGCCGCGCACCCGGACACCGACGTGCAGGCCCTGCGCACCCTGGTGCGCAACGCCCGCAAGGAAGCGCAACTGGGCAAGCCGCCCAAGTCTTCGCGCGAGCTGTTCCAGGCGGTCAAGCAAGCCTTGGCCGGCCATGATCAGACCGGCGAAGACGCCGAACCCTCCGACCTGGAAGACGACCAGGCATGA
- the mog gene encoding molybdopterin adenylyltransferase, with translation MTASAAVTRRHPDELIVGFVSISDRASTGVYQDEGIPALRDWFGTALSSPWQGVECLIPDEQATISATLIDLVDRVGCDLVLTTGGTGPTRRDVTPEATLAVATKEMPGFGEQMRQISLQFVPTAILSRQVAVIRETPSRAALIINLPGQPRAIRETLEGLKDAEGRATVPGIFAAVPYCIDLIGGPYIETHDSVVKAWRPKHAVRARPLQV, from the coding sequence ATGACCGCCTCCGCCGCCGTCACCCGCCGCCATCCAGACGAGCTGATCGTCGGCTTCGTGTCGATTTCCGACCGTGCATCGACGGGCGTCTACCAGGATGAGGGGATTCCCGCGCTGCGCGACTGGTTCGGCACCGCGCTGTCGTCGCCGTGGCAAGGCGTGGAGTGCCTGATTCCGGACGAGCAGGCCACCATCAGCGCTACGCTGATCGACCTGGTCGACCGCGTCGGCTGCGACCTCGTGCTGACCACCGGCGGCACCGGCCCCACGCGCCGCGACGTCACGCCGGAAGCCACGCTGGCGGTCGCCACCAAGGAGATGCCGGGCTTCGGCGAGCAGATGCGGCAGATCAGCCTGCAGTTCGTGCCGACGGCGATCCTGTCGCGGCAGGTGGCGGTGATCCGCGAAACGCCGTCGCGCGCGGCGCTGATCATCAACCTGCCCGGCCAGCCGCGCGCCATCCGGGAAACGCTGGAGGGCCTGAAGGACGCCGAGGGCCGCGCAACGGTGCCGGGCATCTTCGCCGCGGTGCCCTATTGCATCGACCTGATCGGCGGCCCCTACATCGAGACGCACGACAGCGTAGTCAAGGCCTGGCGGCCCAAGCACGCGGTGCGCGCCAGGCCGCTGCAGGTCTGA
- the orn gene encoding oligoribonuclease, producing MSTPLSQPATASSSATRVTTKIAAKSDNNLVWLDMEMTGLSPENDRIIEVAMVVTDSELNVLAESPVLVIHQPDEILDGMDAWNKGTHGRSGLIDKVKASTTTEAQAEADLLDFLKKWVPKSKSPMCGNSICQDRRFMARYMPKLEAYFHYRNLDVSTLKELCKRWQPAIAKGFIKRQQHTAYADIVESIEELRYYRQHFIRDVPQTPEAEALASSVAP from the coding sequence GTGAGCACCCCTCTTTCCCAGCCGGCCACGGCATCTTCGAGCGCCACCCGCGTCACCACCAAAATCGCCGCCAAGAGCGACAACAACCTGGTCTGGCTCGACATGGAGATGACCGGCCTGAGCCCCGAGAACGACCGCATCATCGAGGTAGCCATGGTCGTCACGGACTCGGAGCTGAACGTGCTGGCCGAAAGCCCGGTGCTGGTGATCCACCAGCCGGACGAGATCCTCGACGGCATGGATGCCTGGAACAAGGGCACGCACGGCCGCTCGGGCCTGATCGACAAGGTGAAGGCGTCGACCACCACCGAAGCGCAGGCCGAAGCCGATCTGCTGGACTTCCTGAAGAAGTGGGTGCCCAAGAGCAAGTCGCCGATGTGCGGCAACTCCATCTGCCAGGACCGCCGCTTCATGGCGCGCTACATGCCCAAGCTGGAGGCGTACTTCCACTACCGCAACCTGGACGTCTCCACGCTCAAGGAGCTTTGCAAACGTTGGCAGCCGGCCATCGCCAAGGGCTTCATCAAGCGCCAGCAGCACACCGCGTACGCCGACATCGTCGAATCGATCGAAGAGCTGCGCTACTACCGCCAGCACTTCATCCGCGACGTGCCGCAGACGCCGGAAGCCGAAGCGCTGGCCTCTTCGGTCGCGCCGTAA